The following proteins are encoded in a genomic region of Paenibacillus sp. FSL H3-0469:
- a CDS encoding alpha/beta hydrolase, giving the protein MAIHIQEYGDPNGDYLVVFLHGGGVSGWMWEKQMAAFAGYHCLVPDLPGHGFSREDKEFTIRSSAEELVSIIEERAQGRKIVVTGLSLGAQVLVQMLAMRPELIDYAIINSALVRPIPSASRLIRPAVRLSFPLIKYRWFAKLQAKTLYLGGEYLERYVEESRQMELMTLIRVLEENMSFRIPAGFSEASGKILVTVGEREKSVMKQSARDLVAANPRSMGVAIPRMGHGLSLANPELFNKLVEAWIQGGELPGECRKI; this is encoded by the coding sequence TACATATTCAGGAGTACGGAGACCCGAATGGGGATTATCTGGTGGTCTTCCTGCATGGCGGGGGCGTGAGCGGATGGATGTGGGAGAAGCAGATGGCGGCGTTCGCTGGTTATCATTGTCTGGTCCCGGATTTGCCGGGGCACGGGTTCAGCCGGGAGGATAAGGAGTTCACGATCCGCAGCAGTGCGGAGGAGCTTGTATCCATTATTGAGGAGCGGGCTCAGGGAAGAAAGATTGTTGTTACCGGATTATCTCTGGGCGCACAGGTGCTGGTTCAGATGCTGGCTATGAGGCCGGAGCTGATCGATTATGCTATCATCAACAGCGCGTTGGTGCGGCCGATTCCCTCCGCCAGCAGGCTGATCAGACCGGCGGTCAGACTGTCTTTTCCGCTGATTAAGTACAGATGGTTCGCGAAGCTGCAGGCTAAGACGCTCTATCTGGGCGGGGAGTACCTGGAACGGTATGTTGAAGAGAGCCGGCAGATGGAGCTAATGACGCTGATCCGGGTGCTGGAAGAGAATATGTCGTTCCGCATTCCAGCCGGGTTCAGCGAGGCCTCAGGCAAGATACTGGTTACTGTAGGTGAACGTGAGAAATCTGTCATGAAGCAATCCGCCCGGGATCTGGTGGCCGCCAACCCCCGCTCCATGGGCGTGGCGATTCCCCGGATGGGACACGGCCTCTCTCTGGCTAATCCTGAGCTGTTCAATAAGCTCGTCGAAGCCTGGATACAGGGCGGGGAGCTGCCCGGGGAATGCAGAAAAATTTGA
- a CDS encoding ABC transporter permease translates to MQVNAMINLFKMDLYRFTRNKIMYLLLLLFCAFQIFGIFMMKQYEQPVEGRPMLSSLTESEFIQYTISQPPSWMLIYIAVFTIYFYMSEWNSGFSKNYISMRQARSHSVFSKMAILSLFVAMMFLTLLVADGIARKLLWDQTDLGEPGAFITLLAGQFLLHWAFSLLILCIAMVTRNLLVSLTASIVLALNVIGMVLEALENLFTDIHLTKYLLINTIIRVKDLGSTADLIHTFGVAIAAILFLSYFAVRYKIREDLN, encoded by the coding sequence GTGCAGGTGAACGCCATGATTAACCTGTTCAAAATGGACCTGTACCGCTTCACGCGGAACAAGATTATGTACCTGCTGCTGCTTTTGTTCTGTGCCTTTCAGATCTTTGGCATCTTCATGATGAAGCAATACGAGCAGCCGGTGGAGGGCCGTCCGATGCTCAGCAGCTTAACCGAGAGCGAATTCATCCAGTATACCATCTCGCAGCCGCCTTCCTGGATGCTGATTTATATTGCAGTGTTCACGATCTATTTCTACATGAGCGAGTGGAACTCCGGCTTCTCCAAGAACTATATCTCCATGCGGCAGGCCAGAAGCCACTCCGTCTTCTCCAAAATGGCGATTCTCTCGCTATTCGTGGCCATGATGTTCTTGACCCTGCTGGTTGCAGACGGAATCGCGAGAAAGCTGTTATGGGACCAGACAGATCTGGGGGAACCGGGGGCGTTCATTACATTGCTGGCGGGCCAATTCCTTCTGCACTGGGCGTTCTCGCTGTTGATTCTCTGTATAGCGATGGTTACACGGAACCTGTTAGTTAGCTTAACTGCCAGCATCGTTCTGGCTCTGAATGTGATCGGGATGGTGCTGGAGGCGCTGGAAAATCTGTTTACGGACATTCATTTGACAAAATATCTGCTGATCAACACCATTATCAGGGTGAAGGATTTAGGCAGCACGGCTGACCTGATTCATACGTTCGGAGTGGCTATTGCGGCGATTCTATTCCTAAGTTATTTTGCTGTCCGCTACAAAATCAGGGAGGATCTGAACTAG
- a CDS encoding ATP-binding cassette domain-containing protein — protein MTDCIIELSGLTKMYKSKAAVRSANLKIYRGEIVGIIGKNGAGKSTLLKMISGQVYPTSGELHFFNRAAAGDQSFFERMGVLIEQPGLYPNVSAYENLKLLAIAYGLSDRELTIGKLLKLVGLDPKNTAKVKSYSMGMKQRLGIAVALLGSPDVLILDEPINGLDPQGIVEIRELILELNAAGLTILISSHILEELSKIATKYAIIHQGEFVEVLSKEQLQQRCEERIEISVEEAREALPVLERELKITQYKVVDSRTVYVYDRHIHIRQIVQVLAQHGVMVDSIARHKQSLEQYFLERTESAGERHD, from the coding sequence ATGACAGATTGCATTATTGAACTAAGCGGACTGACCAAGATGTACAAATCGAAAGCGGCGGTGCGCAGTGCCAATCTCAAAATCTACAGAGGGGAGATTGTCGGCATCATCGGGAAGAACGGTGCGGGCAAATCCACACTGCTTAAGATGATTAGCGGACAGGTGTATCCGACCTCGGGAGAGCTGCATTTCTTCAACCGTGCGGCGGCGGGGGACCAGTCTTTTTTTGAGCGGATGGGGGTGCTGATTGAGCAGCCCGGATTATACCCGAATGTCTCAGCCTATGAGAACCTGAAGCTGCTCGCCATCGCGTATGGCCTAAGTGACAGGGAGTTAACGATCGGGAAGCTGCTGAAGCTTGTTGGGCTGGACCCTAAGAATACCGCCAAAGTCAAAAGCTATTCCATGGGTATGAAGCAGCGGCTCGGAATCGCGGTGGCTCTGCTCGGAAGCCCCGATGTACTGATTCTGGATGAGCCGATTAACGGGCTTGATCCGCAGGGGATTGTAGAGATCCGGGAGCTCATCCTGGAGCTGAACGCAGCGGGCCTGACCATTCTGATCTCCAGCCATATTCTGGAGGAGCTATCGAAGATCGCCACCAAGTATGCCATCATCCATCAGGGAGAATTCGTCGAGGTGCTCTCCAAGGAACAATTGCAGCAGCGCTGTGAGGAACGGATCGAGATTAGCGTGGAGGAAGCGCGGGAGGCTCTACCGGTGCTGGAGCGCGAGCTGAAGATTACACAATATAAGGTGGTGGATAGCCGCACGGTCTATGTATACGACCGGCATATCCACATCCGGCAGATCGTTCAGGTGCTGGCGCAGCATGGGGTAATGGTGGATTCCATCGCAAGGCATAAGCAGAGCCTGGAGCAATATTTCCTGGAGCGCACGGAAAGTGCAGGTGAACGCCATGATTAA